Genomic segment of Serinicoccus hydrothermalis:
GCACCACCTACGAGATCCGCGGCTGGGCCTACGAGCGCGGCTACGGGCATACCTCTCCGCCGCGGATCGAGGTGGTCCTGGCCCGGCCGGGCGGCCGGGTGCCCGTGGAGGCGGAGGTGACCCCCGTGGTGGAGATGGAGGTCAACGCCCACGCGACCAAGGGCGAGTTCGACTACGCGAACACCGCCTTCGTCGCCCGGGTCGACCTCGCCCCGGTGCTCGCGGACGACGACCCCCGCCCGTGGGAGGTGCTCCTGCGGGTGACCGGGGCGGACGGCCGTGCCGCGACGGGCACCCTGAAGTACCGCCACCGCGACAGCTCGGCCCGGATGCTGGGGGCCCGCACCTTCTCGGGCGGCGTCCAGCTGGTGCCGCGGTGGGTCCGCCGCCACGGTCTGTTCTTCGACCGGGTGGTGCCTGCCACGCTCGCCCGCGACGTCGCCGTCGAGGGACGTCACGTGCGCGCCGAGGTGGAGCTGCGCGGCATCACCGCGCAACGGGTCGAGCTCATCTCCCGGTATGCCCGGCGCCCGGTGGAGGTCCAGGACGGGGGGCAGCGCGACGGCGTGCTCCGGGTCGTCGCCGAGATCCCCGAGACCTGGGTCGTCCTGCCGGAGGAGACCGACCTGCTCGCCCCGGAGACCGAGGAGGTGGCGCTCGACACGCAGGACGCGACCCCGGAGACCGCCGCGGAGGAGGCCGGCTCGGAGCAGTCCGACGACGGCGCACCCGTGGCGCAGGACGACGCGCGCGAGGGCCAGCGCCGGGTGGCGCAGACCTACCAGCTCGTCGTCGTCGACCAGGACGGGACCGAGCACGTCGTCGCCACCGCGCTGGACCAGTCCGGGCCGGTGCAGGCCCCGGGCTCGGGGCTGCTGGCGTATGCCGGCTCCGGCGGGGCGCTCTACGTCGCCGACCCGCTGTCCCACCTCGTCGTCACCGGCACAGAGGTCGAGCCCGGGGAGGCGCCGCGGCTGCGGCTGCGCGGCACCTGGGGCGGCGAGCTGGAGCACCTGGAGCTCGCCTTCGCCGGTCGGCGGCAGGTGGTGCCGGCCTCGGCGGACCTGCGCCCGGACGGCACCTGGACCGCCGAGGTGGACCTGCTGCAGCCGCTGTGGGGCGGGCCGGCCCGGCTGCCGCGCACCGGCAGCTACACGCTGCGCGGCCGCGACGCCGCGGGCGGGTCGGTGCGGGTCATGGCGGCACCGGAGCTGGTCGCGCGCACCCCGGAGAAGCTGCCGGTCGAGCAGGCCCGGCTGCGGTGGGAGATCGGCAAGGGACGCTCGCTGCGCCTGCGGGTCGGGCTGACCCGCGCGCCGGACGAGCTGGGCTCGTTCCACCAGCGGCGCATGGACGCGGCCTACCTCGCCGGCCCGCACGAGCCGCAGCGCTCGGTCTACCTCGAGTCGTTCTACGGCCGGCTGGCCACGTGCAACCCGCACGCCCTCGACGCGGTCATCGCCCGCGAGCACCCGGACTGGGTGCGCTACTGGGGGGTGACCGACCTCTCCGTCCCCGTGCCCGAGGGCGCCGTGTCGGTGGTCGAGGGCACGCAGGCGTGGTTCGACGCCCGGGCGCGCTCCCGCTTCGTCATCGCCAACGACTGGCTGCGCCGCCGGTTCACCCCGCAGCCCTTCCAGACCGTCCTGCAGACCTGGCACGGGTCGATGTTCAAGCGCATCGGGCTGGACCGTCCGAACGTCGGGGCCTCGACCCGGGAGGCGCTGGCGCTCGAGCGGGACAAGTGGGACGTCCTGCTGAGCCAGAACCACCACAGCACCGAGATCTTCCGCAGCGCCTACGCGTGGGAGGGCGTCTTCTACGAGGAGGGTTATCCCCGCAACGACGCCCTGGTCGAGGGCTCGGGGGAGCAGGTCCGCGAGCGCCTCGGGATCCGCCCGGACCAGAAGGCCGTGCTCTACGCCCCCACCTGGCGCGACAACGCCGCGGGGATGGTCGTCTTCCTCGACCTGGAGCGGCTCACCGCCGACCTCGGTGACGACTACGTCGTCCTGCTGCGCGGCCACTCCCGCACCGTCGGGCACGGGCGCAGCGTGGACCTGCCGGGCGTGGTCGACGTCACGACCTACCCGAGCATCACCGAGCTGTTCCTCGCCGCGGACGCGATGATCACCGACTACTCCTCGGTGATGTTCGACTACTCCGTCACCCGCCGGCCGATGATCTTCTACGTGCCGGACCTCGACGAGTACCGCGACGACGTCCGCGGGGTCTACTTCGACCTCGGCGAGGAGGCTCCCGGGCCCGTCGTCGCCACCCAGGACGAGGTGGTCGCGGCGATCCGCGAGATGGACGACACGCAGCGGTATGCCGAGCGCTACGCCCGGTGGGTCGAGCGGTTCAACCACCTCGACGACGGCCACAGCGCCGAGCGGGTGGTCCGCCGCCTCTTCGACGGGGCCTGAGCCCGAGCTCCCCGCTCGGAGGCGGGGCTCAGAAGAGGGCGGCGACCAGGCCGACGACCGAGCGGCGACGGCCGGTCGGGAGCACCACCGGCTCCTGGGCGCGGGTGGGCCGGGGTGCCGCCACGGCACGCCGCGAGAGCTCGTCGACGGCTCGTGCGACGGCGCCCTGGTCCGCGCTCTGCGGCAGCACCGACTCCGTCGGCCGGGCCTCGGGAGCGGGCCTGCCCGGCTCGACGAGCAGCAGGCACGGGACCGCCCGCTGCGCGCACCAGTCCCGGTCCTGCTGCTGGGCGGGCCAGCGGACGACCCGCACGGGGGTCCAGCCTGACGCCATGTCGGTCTCCTCACCTCGGCTCGACGACACGGCCAGTCTGCCCTGCCCGACAGCCCTCGGAGAGCCGGATCGGGCCGCCCCGGCGAGGGTTCACGAGGCGTTCACGCAGCGGTCGCCCCGGGGTCGGCCGCAGGTCGCAGGAGGGCCGCGACCGGCACCCGGTCGCGGCCCTCCTGAGCGGACGAGGCGGGGTCAGCCGTCGCTGCCCGGCTGGCCGCCGAGCTCGCTCATCTCCATGACCTGGTCCTCCGCGGGAGCCTGGATCTCCTGCGGCTCGCCCCAGTTGTCCGTCGTCATCTCCATGGACACGCCCTCGAGGTCGAAGGTCAGCTGGCGCATGAGGTTGTCGTCGTCGAGCCAGACCTCGTAGACGACGGTGTCCGGCATACCCGGCGCGGCCGTGGTGGCGGCCTCCCCGCCGGCGGCCGCGGCCGCCTCCGGGTCGAGCGTCACCTGGTAGTGCCGCATCTCGGTGCCGTCGACGTCCTCCTCGCCGACGAGGACCACGCTCTGGGCGCCCTGCTCCCACGCCTCCCACTGGGTGGAGACGTCGAGGTCCTCCATCGCGCCGGCCTGGCCGAGCAGGTCCTCCCCGCCCCGGACGTACATGCCCTCCGGCGTGACGCCGGGCATGGCGAGGTAGACCTCGCCACCGGTGGTGATCATCTCCATGTCGCCGACCTGGGGCATGGTCATGGTGATCTGCATGAGCGGCTGCTCGCCGGACAGGTCGACAGCCCCCTCGGCGTCCATGGCCTGGCCCGAGGCGTCCATGCTCATGGTGAGGGTGTAGCTGGACAGCGTCTCCTCGCCGGGCTCCTGCATCATGGCGAGGAAGTCCTCGACCGGGATCTCCTCGCCGTCGGCGGCGGCCGCCTCGCTCGTGTCGTCGGCCCCGGCGGCGTCCTCCTCGCTCGTCTCGGGGGCGCTGCTCTCCTGCGCGTCCTCGGTGCTGGAGGCCTCGCCGGACCCGCCCTCGGGGTCGGTGCTCTCCCCGCCGCCGCAGGCGGCCAGCCCCAGGCTCAGGACTCCGGCGCTGACGATCGCGCCCAGCCGCTTCCGCGTGCTGCTCATGTCGGTCTCGCTCTCCCTGCTACCCCCGCTCCGCGGAGGGGTGGTGGATGGTGGTTCCATCGTGGCACAGCGGGGACTTCGGTTCTTCCCCGGCGGCGGTGCTGTGGTCGAATGGGGACTCTGTCCGTCTTCCCTTCGCCAGAACGCAGGAACCACCACGTGACCGGCAACGCCACCTTCCGGCACAGCGACACCGCCGTGCTGTCCGTCACCGCCGTCGACGCGCCGATCGTCAAGACCTCGGCCGAGTTCGACGAGGTCATCGGAGACTCCTACGGCCGCAACGGCCTGCGCCCCGGGATGCTGGCCAAGCTGGCCGGGATCTCCGAGCGCCGGTGGTGGCACGAGGACCAGAGCTTCGTCGACGGCGCGGTCCAGGCCGCCCAGGAGGCGCTGGCCCAGGCGGGGGTCGACGCCGATCGGGTGGGTCTGCTCATCAACACCTCGGTGAGCCGCGAGCACCTCGAGCCCTCGATCGCGGTCTCGGTGCACCACGCGCTGGGCCTGCCCTCGGCCTGCCTGAACTTCGACCTCACCAACGCCTGCCTCGGCTTCGTCAACGGTATGCAGCTGGCGGCGACGATGATCGACGGCGGACAGATCGACTACGCCCTCGTGGTGTGCGGCGAGGGCTCCCGGGTCCCGCAGGAGCGGACGCTGGAGCGGCTGTCCGGCCCGGACGCGACCGCGCAGGACATCGTCAGCCAGTTCGCGACCCTCACCCTGGGTTCGGGGGCGGCCGCCATGCTGCTCGGTCGCGCCAGCGAGCACCCGGAGGGGCACCGGGTCGTCGGCGGGGTCACCCGAGCCGCCACCGAGCACCACGAGCTGTGCGTCGGCGACTTCACCGAGATGCGGACCGACGCCCAGGGTCTCCTGGTCGCGGGGATGGGGCTGGCCGGCGCGCTGTGGCGCGACGCCGCGCAGGAGTTCGACTGGCAGGAGATGGACCGCTACATCGTCCACCAGGTCTCGCAGGTGCATACCACCAAGACGGCCGAGGCCCTCGGCATCGACCTGGAGCGGATCCCGCTCACCTTCCCCACCTACGGCAACGTCGGACCCGCCGCGGTCGCGATCACGCTGGCCAAGGAGGCCGACAGCCTGGAGCGCGGGGACCGGGTGCTCATGATGGGCATCGGGTCCGGGCTCAATATGACCTGCGTCGAGATCGACTGGTGACCCGAGCCGAGCGACGCTGAGCGTGGACCTCCCGCAGCCCTCCCCCCGCCACCGGATCCAGGACCCCGCGCGCCGCGCCGCGCACGACCGGGTCGGACTGCCGTCGGCACCGCTGCCCGGGCTGGACCCCGACTGGTCCCGCGTGGTGGTCGCGGCGGACGCCGAGGGCCGGACCCGGCGCTGGCACGTGCTCGACAACGGGCCCGCGCTGGAGGCCGCCGGAGCCGAGATCGAGGGCACCGTGCTCGCCGTCCACGGCAACCCGACCTGGTCCTACCTGTGGCGCCGGGTGCTCGCGCAGGCACCGCTGGGGTGGCGCGTCGTCGCCGTCGACCAGCTGGGGATGGGCTGGTCCGAGCGGCCCGGCACCCCGCGCACGCTGCCGCAGCGGGTCGCCGACCTCGGTGGGCTCACCGACGCGCTCGGCCTCACCCGTCCCGTGGTGACCCTGGCCCACGACTGGGGCGGGCCGATCAGCCTGGGGTGGGCGCTGGCGCACCGCGACGAGCTGGCGGGGGTGGTGCTGACCAACACCGCCGTGCACCAGCCGGTCGAGCACGCGGCACCCGCGGTCATCCGGCTCGCCCGTGCGCCCGCGCTGCTCGCGCAGGTGTGCCGCACGACACCGGCCTTCGTCCGGGCGACCACGGCCCTGTCGCGCCCGGCCCTCCCCCGCGACGTGCGGGACGCCTTCGCCGCGCCCTACGCGAGCGCCGCGCGCCGGGACGCCGTCGCCGACTTCGTCCGCGACATCCCCTTCGAGCCCGACCACCCCAGCCGCGCCACCCTCGACGAGATCGCCGCCGGCACCGCGACGCTCGACGTCCCGGCGCTGCTCGTGTGGGGCCCGCGCGACCCGGTCTTCTCCCAGCGCTACCTGGAGGACCTCGTGCGCCGGCTGCCGCACGCCGACGTGCAGGTCTACCCCGGCGCCTCCCACCTCGTCCTCGAGGACCGGCCCGAGGGGGTGGGGGTCGTCTGGGACTGGGTGCGGCGGACCGTCGGCGGAGAGGGTGAGCCCAGGGGGGCCGAGGCCGGCCCGCGGACCACGGCTGCCGCACAGGTGCCGGTCCGGGTCGACACCGGCCGGCCGGACGAGGTCGCGATCGTCGAGCTCGGCGGGGCCGCTCGCAGCGTGACCTTCGGCGAGCTGGACGCCCGGGTGGACGCCGTCGCGCGCGGCCTGGCGGGCAGAGGGGTGCGCACCGGCGACCGGGTCGCCGTCCTCGTGCCCCCCGGCGTCGACCTCACCACCGTCGTGTATGCCGTGTGGCGGCTCGGCGCGGTCGTGGTCGTGGCCGACGCGGGGCTGGGGCTGGCCCGGCTCGGCGCCGCGTTGGCCGGGGCGGGGCCGGCGCACGTCGTCGGCATCGGGCGCGCGCTGGCCCTGGCGGCGGTGACCCGGGTGCCCGGGTCGCGGATCCGCACCGACGGCGGCGGCCTGGACGCGCTGGCGGACGAGGGCGCCCGGCTGGACGACCCGCTGCCCGAGGACCTCGACGACGGCGCCGACGGTGCGATCCTCTTCACCTCCGGCGCCACCGGACCGCCGAAGGGGGTCGTCTACACCCGTCGCGGCCTCGGCGCCCAGGTCGCCCTGCTGCGCGACACCTTCGGCTTCGGGCCGGGCGAGCGCTTCGTCGCCGCCTTCGCCCCCTTCGCGCTCTACGGTCCCGCGCTGGGGCTGCCCAGCGCCGTGCCGGACATGGACGTCACGGCCCCGCACACGCTCACGGCGACCGGGCTGGCCGACGCCGTGGCCGCGGTGGACGCCACCATGGTCTTCGCCGCGCCGGCCGCGCTGCGCAACGTCGTCGCGACCGCGGGGGCGTTGGACGCCGAGCAGCGTGCGGTGCTGGGCCGGGTGCGCCTCGTGCTCTCCGCAGGGGCGCCGGTGCCGCCGGAGCTGCTCCGCGAGGTCCGGCAGGTGCTGCCGGCGGCGCAGACGCAGACCCCCTACGGCATGACCGAGGCGCTGCCGGTGGCGACCCACGACCCCACGACGCTGTCCCCGGAGGACCTGGCGGGCGGCTCCGGCGTCTGCGTCGGGCGACCGGTGCCGGGGGTGGAGGTCGCCATCGCCGCGCTCGGTCCGGACGGCATACCCGCGGAGGACCTCGCGACCGGCGACGGGACCGGTGCGGACGTCGTCGGGGAGATCGTCGTGCGGGGCCCGCACGTCAAGGACCGCTACGACCGCCGCTGGGCGGCCCAGGAGCACAGCGACCGGCCCGCGGGGTGGCACCGCACCGGGGACGTCGGTCACCTGGACGGCTCCGGCCGGCTCTGGGTCGAGGGGCGGCTGGCCCACGTCGTCACCACGGCCGAAGGCCCGGTGACGCCCTACCCGGTCGAGGACCGGGTGCGCGACCTCCCGGGCGTGGCCGATGTGGCCGTCGTCGGGGTCGGCCCGGCGGGGGCGCAGCTCGTCGTCCTCGTCCTGGTGCGCGGCGAGCGCGGCGGCCCGGTCGCGCGGGCCACGGGTGCTGCCCACGGCTCCGGGGCCCTGGCGCCGCCCGAGCTGGCGGCCCGGGCGCGGGCCGCCGCGGGGGTGCCGGTGGCCGCCGTGCTGGTCCGCGACTGGCTCCCGGTCGACGTGCGGCACGCCAGCAAGGTGGACCGGAGCGTCCTCGCCGGGTGGGCCGACGGCGTGCTCCACGGCCGCCCGCTGCGCGACCGCCTGCGCTCGGCCGTCGGTATGCCCGGACAGGCCCCGCGCCGCGCGCCGCACCGCAGGAGCCGCTGATGGTCGGGGCGGAGGAGCGCATGAGCGGACGGGTGCTCGTCACCGGCGCCAGCGGCATGCTCGGCGGCGCGGTGGCCGACCTGCTCGCGACGCGCGGGTGGGACGTCACCGTCATGCAGCGTCGCACCGCCGGCGGCCGGCACCGGGAGGTGCTCGGCGACGTCCGGGACGCCGAGGCCGTCGCCCGCGCGGTGGACGGGCAGGACGCCGTCGTGCACCTCGCCGCCAAGGTCGACGTCGTCGGCCCGTGGCGCGACTTCGTCGACATCAACGTGCGCGGCACGCGCCGGGTCATCGAGGCCCTGCGCGCCCAGGGTGGCGGCCGGCTGGTGCAGGTCAGCTCGCCGTCGGTCGCGCACACCGGCAGCTCGCTGGCCGGGGCGGGCGCCGGGCCCGCGAGCCCCATGCACGCCCGGGGTCACTACGCCCGGACCAAGGCGGCCGCCGAGCTCTTCGCGCTGGCGGCCGACACCCCCGACCTGCCCGTGACCGCCCTCCGGCCGCACCTCGTGTGGGGCCCGGGCGACACCCAGCTCGTCGGGCGTATCGCGCAGCGCGCCCGGCAGGGGCGGCTGGCGCTGGTCGGACCGGGCACCACGCTGGTGGACACGACCTACGTCGACAACGCCGCCGCCGCGATCGTCGCGGCCCTGGAGCGGAGCGAGGTCGCCCACGGGCAGGCCCTCGTCGTGACCAACGGCGAGCCACGCCCCATCGGTGAGCTCATCGGCGACATCTGCCGGGCGGTCGGTGCCCCCGCCCCCCGGCTGCACCTGCCGACACCGCTCGCCTGGGGGCTCGGTGCCGCCGTCGAGGGGGTGACGGCGCTCTCGGCACGGGTCCCCGGCATACCGACCGTCACGCAGCCGCCCCTGACCCGCTTCCTCGCCGAGCAGCTGTCGACGGCGCACTGGTTCGACCAGCGGCGTACCCGCGAGGTCCTCGACTGGCGCCCGGCGGTGAGCCTCGACGAGGGCCTCGACCGTCTCTGAACTGCGCGCGACTGCAGTGGTCATGTCGCGTCATCAGCAGTTCTCGCGGCACGACCGGTGCACTCGCGCAGCTTCAGGAACGGCACGGCCCAGACCTCGAACCGGCGGCGCTGCAGGCTCACCTAGACTCACGGCATACCGCTCGCGTCAAGGAGGACCACCCATGCCCGAGGCCGTCATCGTCGCTGCCGCCCGTACCCCCATCGGCCGCGCGTTCAAGGGGTCGCTGACCACCGCGCGCCCGGACGATCTCGCCGCCGGCGTCATCCGCGCGGCGCTGGACCAGGTCCCCGCCCTGGACCCGACGACGGTCGAGGACCTCTACCTCGGGTGCGCCGAGCCGTGGGGCGAGCACGGCTTCAACATGGCGCGCGTGGTGAGCGTGCTGCTGGGCCTGGACTCGGTGCCCGGCTCCACGGTCAACCGCTTCTGCGCCAGCTCGGTGCAGACCACGCGGCAGGCGCTGCACGCGATCAGGGCGGGTGAGGGCGATGTCTTCATCAGCGCCGGCGTCGAGTGCGTGTCGCGGTATGCCGACTTCTCCGGCGCCGGCGGCGGCAAGGAGTCCTGGCGCAACCCGCTCTTCGCCGACGCGGTGGCCCGGACGGAGGCGATGGCCGCGAGCAACGAGACCTGGACCGACCCGCGGGAGCAGGGCGGGCTGCCCGACGTCTACATCGCCATGGGGCAGACCGCGGAGAACGTCGCCACCTCGCTGGGCATCTCCCGCGAGCGCCAGGACGAGTGGGGCGTCCGCAGCCAGAACCGCGCCGAGAAGGCGATCACGGACGGCATCTTCGCCCGGGAGATCGCCCCGGTGACGCTCGCCGACGGCACCGTCGTCAGCACCGACGACGGCCCGCGGCCGGGCGTGACCCTGGAGAAGGTCAGCCAGCTGCAGCCGGTCTTCCGCGAGGACGGCACGGTCACCGCGGGGAACTGCTGCCCGCTCAACGACGGCGCCGCGGCCCTGGTCGTCATGAGCGACACCCGGGCGAGGGAGCTCGGGTTGACGCCGCTGGCGCGCATCGTGTCCACCGGCGTCTCCGCGCTCTCCCCCGAGATCATGGGCCTGGGCCCGATCGAGGCGAGCAAGCAGGCCCTGGCCCGCGCCGGGATGAGCATCGGCGACATGGACCTCTACGAGATCAACGAGGCCTTCGCCGTGCAGGTCCTCGGCTCCGCCGACGCGCTCGGCATGGACGAGGACAAGCTCAACGTCCACGGCGGCGCGATCGCCCTGGGCCACCCCTTTGGCTGCACCGGCGCCCGCATCTCCACCACGCTCATCAACGCGCTCCAGACCCACGACGGCCAGTTCGGCCTCGAGACGATGTGCGTCGGCGGCGGCCAGGGCATGGCGATGGTCCTCGAGCGCCTCTCCTGACCGGCCGCACGGTCTGCGTCGACCGGCCGCACGGTCTGCGTCGACCGGCCGCACGGTCTGCGTCGACCGGCCGCACGGTCTGCGTCGACCGGCCGCACGGCTTGCGCCGACCGGCCGCACGGCTTGTATGCGGCATACCTCCCGGGCGGCAGGTAGCCTGACGCAGTCCGTTCCGCCCACCCAGTGAGGTGACCCATGGCCGGTGGTCTGGCTGCCCTGCTCGACGACATCGCCGCGATCGCCCGCGTCGCCGCCGCGTCGGTCGACGACGTCAGCGCCGCCGCCGGGCGCGCCGGGGCGAAGGCCGCCGGGGTCATCGTCGACGACGCCGCGGTGACACCGCGCTACGTCACCGGCGTCGACCCCAGCCGCGAGCTGCCGATGATCAGGACGATCGCCATCGGCTCGGTGCGCAACAAGCTGCTCTTCATCGTGCCGGCGGCCCTCCTGCTCAGCGTGTTCATCCCGTGGCTGCTGACCCCGATCCTCATGCTGGGCGGCCTCTACCTGTCCTACGAGGGGGCGCACAAGGTCCTCGAGTGGTTCGGCGTGGGGCACGACTCCGCGCACGACGAGCCGGCGGTGGAGCAGGGGCCGGAGGCGGAGAAGAAGGTGACCTCGGGCGCGATCCGCACCGACTTCATCCTGTCCGCCGAGATCATGGTCATCGCGCTCAACGAGGTCTCCGAAGAGCCGCTGGTCACCCGGGCGGTCGTCCTCGTCGTCGTGGCGCTGGCCATCACCGCGCTGATCTACGGCGCGGTCGCGCTCATCGTCAAGATGGACGACATCGGGCTGAGCCTGTCCCAGCGTGACTCCGAGGGCGTGCAGAAGTTCGGCCGCGGGCTGGTCAAGGCCATGCCCGTCGTGCTGAAGACGCTGTCCATCGTCGGGGTGATCGCCATGCTCTGGGTCGGCGGGCACATCCTGCTCGTCGGCATCGACGACCTGGGCTTCCACCCGATCTACGACTTCGTGCACCACGCCGAGGAGGTCGTCGCCGGGCTGGTCCCCGCGATCGCCGGGGCGCTGAGCTGGCTCACCAACACCTTCTTCTCGGCGGTCCTCGGCCTCGTCGTCGGCCTGGTCGTCGTCGGCGTCGTGTCGGTCCTGCCCTTCGGCAAGGGGCACGCGAGCAAGAGCGAGTCCGAGCAGAGCGACGCCGGCGCGCACTGAGCAGCCCTGACGCGGCCCAGGAGAGGGCCGCAGGCTCAGGGCAGGGACCGCCGCAGCGCGGTGACCCGCCCGAGCAGGTCCTCCTCAGCCAGCCCCGCCTCCCGCCGGTCGAAGAACATGACCCGCAGCTGGTCCATGACGACCCCCGGCCCGTGGTCGGGGACGACCTGGCGACCCAGCCCGGTCGCGTCGGCGGTCTCGTCCGCGATGTCCTGCACCAGCTCCCGCACCGCGGGGTATGCCGCGAGCGCCCGCTCCAGCGGCAGCTGCTCCCAGCGGCGGACCACCCGCTCGACCTCGGTGTCCACAGCAGACGGCCCGCCGGCAGCAGAGCTGCCGGCGGGCCGCATACCTGTCACGGGGTGACCAGGGTCGATCAGTCGCTGCTCTGCAGGATCGCGAAGAGCCGCAGGAACTCGATGTAGAGCCACACCAGGCTGGCGACCAGGCCGTGGCCCAGGAGCCAGGAGTACTTCTCCGGGGCGCCACCGCTCACCGCGCGGTCCACCGAGTCGAAGTCGACGGCGAGGGAGTAGGAGGCCAGCCCCACGCCGAGCAGCGAGACGAGGATGCCGAGCGGGCCGCTGTAGATGCCCCAGCCCTCACCGAAGCCCATGAACGAGGCGGCGAGGTTGACGAGCAGGAAGACGAGGTAGCCCATGGCGAACATCCCGAAGATGCGCCGGCTCTTGCTCGTCACCTTGATGAAGCCGGCCTTCCAGCCGATGAACATGCCGGCGAAGGTCGCGACCGTCGCGATGACGGCGGTCGTCACCACGCCCTCGTACATGTCGATGAAGGTCACGCTGACCGCGCCGATGAACAACCCCTGGAGCACGGCGTGCACGAGGATGAGCCCGACGTTGACCTTCTTGCTGAAGCCGATGGCGAAGCTCAGCGCGAGCGAGCCGAACATGCCCAGCAGCCAGATCGGGGTGGTGACGTCGGGCTGCGCGCCGACGAACATCCAGGTCGCCGCGGCGACCACGACGACGATGCCGAAGAGCATGAGGCTCTTGACGATGACGTCGTCGAGGGTGAGGCGACCGGTCTGCGCCGGGCCGGCCGGCGTCTGGTCGTACATGTCCTGCAGCTGCTGGTCGGACATGGTCTCGCTGGGGCCGGGCTGGTACTGCGGGATTGGCGACCCGCCCTGCGCCTGCGCGTAGTTCTGCTGGCTGCCGGAGGGCTGGCCGAAACCGGCATACCCGCCCTGGGCGGCCTCCTTGTCGATGCGGTTGAAGACCGGGTTGACGGCCATGGAACCTCCCAGTGGTGCGGCACCGCGGTCGAGCGACCGCGATGTCAGGTGTCACCAGCATAAACGTGCAGGCCGACAGAAGGATTCCGGTCGTCGTGAGGCCTGCGTCACGATCTGGCCCCTGTCACCGCCGGGGGCTATCCTGGCGTCCCCCGTCCCGAGGAGAGGTATGCCGCGCCGCCCCGGCACCCGTGCGCTCACCGGCACCCTGACCCTGGCCCTGACCGCCGGCCTCGTTGGTGTGCCCGCGACCTCGGGCGCCGCCCCCTCCCCCGACGTCACCGCCACTCCCCTCGCAGCCCACCCCGGCGACGGTGGGGCCTACCCCCGGCAGGAGCCCCTGCCCGAGCCGCCGGTCGACGAGGACGACGCCGCGATCAAGCTCGGGCTCACGGCATACCACGACGTCTCGCGGCGGCTCAACGCCGCGATGGAGGGCTCGGACCGGGTCTCCGCCGAGGTCATCGGGACGACCGCCGGCGACCGCGACCTCGTGCTCGTCACGCTCACCGCGCCGGAGAGCCGGGGCCAGGCACGGCAGCAGCAGCGGCTGCGCGACCTCATCACCGAGGACCCGGCCCGGGCCGCGCGGGACCGGCAGGTGCAGCGGCGCTACAAGCTCCCGGTCTTCGTCAACGCCAACATCCACGGCAACGAGTTCGAGGGCACCGACGCGGCCCTGCGGCTCGTGGAGGACTACGCGACCAGCGAGGACCCCGAGGTGGAAGAGCTCCTCGAGCGCTCGCGCATCCACCTCGTCGTGACGATGAACCCCGACGGCCGGCACGACAACACCCGCCGCAACAGCGCCGGCTTCGACCTCAACCGCGACTTCGTCACCGCCACCCAGCCGGAGACGGTCGCGGTCCGCGACGCGCTCGTCGCGACCCAGCCGGCGCTCATGCTCGACCTGCACGGCTACGTCAACGGGACCCTGGTGGAGCCGACGACGCCGCCGCACGGGGAGAACTACGAGTACGACCTCTTCATCAAGCACGCCTACCCCAACGGCCTCGCGATGGAGGAGGCCATCAACGGCCTCGGCTACGACGAGAGCGACGGGGTCGAGCCGGTGCAGGTACCGCTGCGCGACTGGGACGAGGGCTGGGACGACTGG
This window contains:
- a CDS encoding Bax inhibitor-1/YccA family membrane protein encodes the protein MAVNPVFNRIDKEAAQGGYAGFGQPSGSQQNYAQAQGGSPIPQYQPGPSETMSDQQLQDMYDQTPAGPAQTGRLTLDDVIVKSLMLFGIVVVVAAATWMFVGAQPDVTTPIWLLGMFGSLALSFAIGFSKKVNVGLILVHAVLQGLFIGAVSVTFIDMYEGVVTTAVIATVATFAGMFIGWKAGFIKVTSKSRRIFGMFAMGYLVFLLVNLAASFMGFGEGWGIYSGPLGILVSLLGVGLASYSLAVDFDSVDRAVSGGAPEKYSWLLGHGLVASLVWLYIEFLRLFAILQSSD
- a CDS encoding NAD-dependent epimerase/dehydratase family protein, with protein sequence MVGAEERMSGRVLVTGASGMLGGAVADLLATRGWDVTVMQRRTAGGRHREVLGDVRDAEAVARAVDGQDAVVHLAAKVDVVGPWRDFVDINVRGTRRVIEALRAQGGGRLVQVSSPSVAHTGSSLAGAGAGPASPMHARGHYARTKAAAELFALAADTPDLPVTALRPHLVWGPGDTQLVGRIAQRARQGRLALVGPGTTLVDTTYVDNAAAAIVAALERSEVAHGQALVVTNGEPRPIGELIGDICRAVGAPAPRLHLPTPLAWGLGAAVEGVTALSARVPGIPTVTQPPLTRFLAEQLSTAHWFDQRRTREVLDWRPAVSLDEGLDRL
- a CDS encoding acetyl-CoA C-acetyltransferase, with translation MPEAVIVAAARTPIGRAFKGSLTTARPDDLAAGVIRAALDQVPALDPTTVEDLYLGCAEPWGEHGFNMARVVSVLLGLDSVPGSTVNRFCASSVQTTRQALHAIRAGEGDVFISAGVECVSRYADFSGAGGGKESWRNPLFADAVARTEAMAASNETWTDPREQGGLPDVYIAMGQTAENVATSLGISRERQDEWGVRSQNRAEKAITDGIFAREIAPVTLADGTVVSTDDGPRPGVTLEKVSQLQPVFREDGTVTAGNCCPLNDGAAALVVMSDTRARELGLTPLARIVSTGVSALSPEIMGLGPIEASKQALARAGMSIGDMDLYEINEAFAVQVLGSADALGMDEDKLNVHGGAIALGHPFGCTGARISTTLINALQTHDGQFGLETMCVGGGQGMAMVLERLS
- a CDS encoding DUF808 domain-containing protein produces the protein MAGGLAALLDDIAAIARVAAASVDDVSAAAGRAGAKAAGVIVDDAAVTPRYVTGVDPSRELPMIRTIAIGSVRNKLLFIVPAALLLSVFIPWLLTPILMLGGLYLSYEGAHKVLEWFGVGHDSAHDEPAVEQGPEAEKKVTSGAIRTDFILSAEIMVIALNEVSEEPLVTRAVVLVVVALAITALIYGAVALIVKMDDIGLSLSQRDSEGVQKFGRGLVKAMPVVLKTLSIVGVIAMLWVGGHILLVGIDDLGFHPIYDFVHHAEEVVAGLVPAIAGALSWLTNTFFSAVLGLVVGLVVVGVVSVLPFGKGHASKSESEQSDAGAH